Proteins co-encoded in one Marinomonas sp. IMCC 4694 genomic window:
- the pepN gene encoding aminopeptidase N codes for MKESQPSAIYLKDYTVPPFLIDKTELTFDLDEATTIVTSRLHMRRNPASGKSTAPLILDGGEDVKLIGVAMDDYALPPEEYRISENKLIITATADEFVLTCETLIEPQNNTRLEGLYRSSSMFCTQCEAEGFRHITYYLDRPDVMSVFTTTIIADESRYPVMLSNGNEVERGKTDEGKTVVVWHDPFPKPAYLFALVAGDLAVKKDVFTTQSNRDVALQIFTESHNIDKVDYAMEALKRSMRWDEEAYGREYDLDIFMIVAVDDFNMGAMENKGLNIFNSSCLLASPETTTDDSYLRVEAIVAHEYFHNWSGNRVTCRDWFQLSLKEGFTVFRDQTFSADMHSATVKRVEDVSFLKTAQFAEDAGPMAHPVRPASFIEISNFYTLTVYEKGSEIVRMIHTLLGEEKFRAGSDLYFDRHDGQAVTCDDFVAAMQEASGVDLTQFKRWYSQAGTPIVTVTDEFDSATGTYRLTMKQETPATPGQPTKLPLHIPVRVGLLDEQGIPLSSVVENLQADEHVLHLTQAEQTIEFTGLSCQPVPSLLRGFSAPVKLRYDYSSADLLLLMSTDSDGFNRWSAAQQLAVNELTTLMSQAIDGKPLEVDSQLAQGFSTLLHDDTLDPAMVGLILSLPSQAYLSELANPIYPAQIKQAREYLKRQLANTLSAEFERTYHLHSIKGDYQPTAEHIAHRSLKNIALSYWVETKSERAQLAVSHQFESADNMTDQFAALGMAVSAQLAAAPAMLAAFYEQWKDEPLVVNKWLMLSASQDQDNALDTVKSLMSHPAFDLKNPNKVRSVLGGFGQSVSGFHKEDGSGYRFLADQIILLNKRNPQIASRLCTPLTRWKKLQPLLGEQMKGELERILAEDLSKDVYEVISKSLV; via the coding sequence ATGAAAGAGAGTCAACCTTCGGCGATTTATTTAAAAGATTACACGGTACCGCCTTTTTTAATCGACAAAACAGAATTGACATTCGATCTGGACGAAGCAACGACGATTGTTACGTCCCGTTTGCATATGCGTCGCAACCCAGCATCGGGGAAATCGACCGCGCCACTCATACTAGACGGCGGTGAAGACGTTAAGCTCATTGGTGTGGCTATGGACGACTATGCCTTGCCACCCGAAGAATATCGTATAAGCGAAAATAAGCTCATTATTACTGCCACAGCGGACGAATTCGTCTTAACGTGTGAAACCCTGATTGAGCCCCAAAACAATACACGGCTTGAAGGTTTGTACCGTTCTTCTTCGATGTTTTGCACACAGTGTGAAGCCGAAGGCTTTCGCCACATTACGTATTATTTGGATCGCCCTGACGTCATGTCGGTCTTTACCACGACAATTATTGCAGATGAATCTCGCTACCCTGTCATGCTCTCTAATGGTAACGAAGTAGAACGTGGAAAAACCGACGAAGGCAAAACGGTCGTTGTTTGGCACGACCCTTTCCCAAAGCCAGCGTATTTATTTGCCTTGGTAGCAGGGGACTTAGCGGTTAAAAAAGATGTTTTTACTACACAAAGCAATCGCGATGTTGCTTTGCAAATTTTTACTGAATCTCACAACATTGACAAAGTCGATTACGCGATGGAAGCGCTTAAACGCTCTATGCGTTGGGACGAAGAAGCCTATGGACGCGAATACGATTTAGATATCTTTATGATCGTTGCTGTCGACGATTTCAACATGGGCGCAATGGAAAACAAAGGCCTAAATATTTTCAATTCGTCTTGTCTATTGGCCAGCCCAGAAACGACGACCGACGACAGTTACTTACGAGTTGAGGCCATTGTTGCCCACGAATACTTCCACAACTGGTCGGGCAATCGCGTGACCTGTCGAGATTGGTTTCAATTAAGCCTAAAAGAAGGCTTCACTGTGTTTCGTGATCAGACGTTTTCAGCCGACATGCATTCTGCCACCGTCAAACGCGTTGAAGATGTGTCTTTTTTAAAGACCGCCCAATTTGCTGAAGACGCCGGCCCCATGGCACACCCTGTTCGCCCCGCGTCTTTTATTGAAATTTCTAATTTTTATACGTTAACTGTGTATGAAAAAGGTTCGGAAATTGTCCGCATGATTCACACCTTATTAGGTGAGGAAAAATTCCGCGCAGGGTCGGATTTGTATTTTGATCGACACGATGGGCAGGCGGTTACCTGCGACGATTTTGTCGCCGCAATGCAAGAGGCATCCGGAGTGGATCTAACCCAGTTCAAGCGCTGGTATTCGCAAGCAGGAACACCGATTGTCACGGTGACTGACGAATTTGACTCGGCAACGGGTACTTATCGCTTAACCATGAAGCAAGAAACGCCAGCAACACCTGGCCAACCCACTAAATTGCCTCTGCACATTCCGGTTCGCGTAGGGCTACTAGACGAGCAGGGAATACCATTATCATCGGTGGTAGAAAACCTCCAAGCTGACGAGCATGTATTGCATTTGACACAGGCCGAGCAAACTATCGAGTTTACCGGGTTAAGTTGCCAGCCTGTGCCGTCGTTATTACGTGGTTTTTCCGCTCCGGTTAAATTGCGTTACGACTACTCTTCAGCCGATTTGCTGTTGTTAATGTCGACTGACAGCGATGGTTTCAATCGTTGGAGCGCTGCACAGCAATTGGCGGTCAATGAGCTAACCACTTTAATGAGTCAGGCGATTGACGGTAAGCCGCTTGAAGTCGACTCGCAACTGGCGCAAGGTTTTAGTACCTTGTTACACGATGACACGCTGGATCCGGCGATGGTGGGCTTGATTCTTTCCCTGCCTAGCCAAGCATACTTGTCTGAGTTGGCTAACCCCATTTATCCTGCACAGATCAAGCAAGCACGGGAGTATTTGAAACGCCAGCTAGCGAATACTTTATCGGCCGAATTTGAACGTACTTATCATCTCCATAGTATAAAGGGCGATTATCAGCCTACCGCCGAGCACATTGCACACCGCTCATTGAAGAATATTGCGCTTTCTTATTGGGTAGAAACAAAAAGTGAGCGGGCTCAACTTGCCGTGTCACACCAATTTGAGTCTGCCGATAACATGACGGATCAATTTGCTGCCTTAGGAATGGCAGTGAGTGCGCAACTGGCTGCGGCGCCCGCTATGCTTGCGGCATTTTATGAGCAATGGAAAGATGAGCCGCTGGTGGTTAATAAGTGGTTGATGCTGAGCGCCAGTCAGGATCAAGACAATGCATTAGACACCGTAAAAAGCTTGATGTCCCATCCCGCATTCGACCTTAAAAACCCCAATAAAGTGCGTTCCGTGTTGGGTGGTTTTGGTCAAAGCGTGTCTGGATTCCACAAAGAAGATGGCAGTGGCTATCGTTTCTTAGCAGATCAAATTATTTTGCTAAACAAACGTAATCCGCAGATTGCGTCAAGACTCTGTACGCCATTAACGCGTTGGAAAAAACTTCAGCCGTTGTTGGGCGAGCAAATGAAAGGCGAGTTAGAACGTATCTTGGCGGAAGATTTATCCAAGGACGTATATGAAGTCATTTCGAAAAGTTTGGTGTAA